A single Anopheles arabiensis isolate DONGOLA chromosome 2, AaraD3, whole genome shotgun sequence DNA region contains:
- the LOC120898371 gene encoding uncharacterized protein LOC120898371: MATLLSASRHCAMFRPSVPNVWLLTWLVSYQRKSTNISAVDSFISELMDNKKLKWKVLNSRHRNGQPKTSPKTADLAPSELAASIRTPTETIQRSSFRFSELYNELTNNPLVVNISQMEVSQVDHLLETALKEQNNEDVKLLLAQILEYEKLPSLQVLNAVLKNLAHRTETRTIERLSELYRKLYPECGSTAIGRFEHYKALCEWKQGNTFKSLDAFRSIMLECNEERMIMIDHLLLEIIDETIGKKSEAVLLAVMQLCEFSLVELRHEFPICYVWEKSFLSAWHSDQEAAKTLFDRHDALRNAISKRIPNLCYKLLYENNVEKVYQLIEMFLKHEMKADCKAMLIRLFEYQYWRKNLRGCSEIMQNAIDLNIALPEMCNRQLLELLLGRSATEAAQREAWKKSKDLKPNKYTLKF; encoded by the exons ATGGCAACCTTATTATCCGCTTCCCGGCACTGCGCCATGTTCCGGCCTTCGGTACCGAACGTGTGGCTTCTTACCTGGCTAGTCAGCTATCAGCGCAAAAGTACCAACATCAGTGCGGTTGATTCCTTTATCAGTGAGCTGATGGACAACAAAAAGCTAAAATGGAAGGTTTTGAACAGCCGACATCGTAACGGGCAACCAAAAACGTCACCCAAAACCGCCGACCTAGCTCCGTCTGAATTGGCTGCCAGCATTCGTACTCCCACGGAAACCATCCAACGCTCCTCGTTTCGTTTCAGCGAGCTGTACAACGAGCTTACGAACAACCCGCTAGTCGTAAACATTAGTCAGATGGAAGTATCCCAAGTTGATCATCTACTCGAAACGGCACTGAAGGAACAAAACAACGAAGACGTGAAATTGCTACTGGCACAAATATTGGAGTACGAGAAGCTACCGTCACTGCAGGTATTAAACGCCGTTCTCAAGAACCTGGCACACCGGACAGAAACGCGAACCATAGAACGGTTGAGTGAACTCTACCGAAAGCTTTATCCAGAATGCGGCAGCACAGCGATCGGCAGGTTCGAGCACTATAAGGCCCTTTGCGAGTGGAAGCAGGGCAACACGTTTAAATCACTCGACGCGTTTCGATCCATTATGCTCGAGTGTAACGAAGAAAGGATGATAATGATTGATCATTTACTGTTGGAAATTATCGATGAAACGATTGGCAAAAAGAGTGAAGCAGTTTTGCTCGCCGTAATGCAGCTGTGTGAGTTCAGCTTAGTCGAACTGCGCCACGAGTTTCCCATCTGCTACGTGTGGGAAAAGAGCTTCCTTAGCGCGTGGCACAGCGATCAGGAGGCGGCCAAAACGTTGTTCGATCGGCACGACGCACTAAGGAACGCGATCAGCAAAAG GATACCAAATCTGTGCTACAAACTGCTGTACGAAAACAACGTCGAAAAGGTGTACCAATTGATCGAAATGTTCCTCAAGCACGAAATGAAGGCAGATTGTAAAGCTATGCTCATCCGACTATTTGAATATCAGT ATTGGCGTAAAAACTTGCGCGGCTGTTCGGAAATCATGCAAAATGCGATCGATCTCAACATCGCCCTGCCCGAGATGTGCAATCGgcagctgctggagctgctgctagGCCGAAGCGCGACGGAAGCGGCCCAGCGGGAAGCATGGAAAAAGTCGAAGGACTTGAAACCAAACAAATACACGTTGAAATTTTAG